A DNA window from Aphelocoma coerulescens isolate FSJ_1873_10779 chromosome 7, UR_Acoe_1.0, whole genome shotgun sequence contains the following coding sequences:
- the MCM6 gene encoding DNA replication licensing factor MCM6 has translation MDLAVTAAGGAGAASQHQQIRDEVAEKCQKLFLDFLEEFQNSDGEVKYLRDAEELIRPERNTLIVSFADLEQFNQQLSTTIQEEFYRVYPYLCRATKTFARDHGNVPANKDFYVAFQDLPTRHKIRELTSAKIGSLLRISGQVVRTHPVHPELVSGTFLCLDCQTVIKDVEQQFKYTQPNICRNPVCANRRRFLLDTNKSIFVDFQKVRIQETQGELPRGSIPRSVEVILRAEAVESAQAGDKCDFTGSLIVVPDVSQLSTPGLRAETSSRLTGTEGYETEGIRGLRALGVRELSYKLVFLACYVAPTNPRFGGKELRDEEQTAESIKNQMSVKEWEKVFEMSQDKNLYHNLCTSLFPTIHGNDEVKRGVLLMLFGGVPKTTSEGTSLRGDINVCVVGDPSTAKSQFLKHVDEFSPRAVYTSGKASSAAGLTAAVVKDEESHEFVIEAGALMLADNGVCCIDEFDKMDVRDQVAIHEAMEQQTISITKAGVKATLNARTSILAAANPVGGRYDRSKSLKQNINLSAPIMSRFDLFFILVDECNEVIDYAIARRIVDLHSRVEESVDRVYSLDDIRRYLLFARQFKPKISKESEDFIVEQYKRLRQRDGSGVTKSSWRITVRQLESMIRLSEAMARMHCCDEVHPKHVKEAFRLLNKSIIRVETPDINLDQDDEQQMEDQENQDGVNGEAEAPAGVNGLVNGINGHSEDVNKDAAPKASLKLGFSEYRRISNLLVLHLRKAEEEEDDAALKRSDLINWYLKEIESEIESEEELINKKKIIERVIHRLTHYDHILIELSQSGLRGSSEEETFDDDPYLVVNPNYLLED, from the exons ATGGATTTGGCTGTGAcggcggcggggggcgcgggcgcaGCGTCGCAGCACCAGCAGATCCGCGATGAAGTGGCCGAGAAGTGCCAGAAGTTGTTCCTGGACTTCCTAGAGGA GTTCCAGAACAGCGATGGGGAGGTCAAGTACTTGCGAGATGCTGAAGAACTGATCCGGCCAGAGCGGAACACACTGATCGTCAGCTTTGCAGATTTGGAGCAGTTCAATCAGCAACTCTCTACCACTATTCAGGAGGAGTTTTACAG gGTTTATCCATACCTCTGTCGAGCAACAAAGACTTTTGCCAGAGACCATGGAAATGTTCCTGCAAACAAGGACTTTTATGTTGCATTCCAGGACCTGCCTACCAGACACAA AATTCGAGAACTGACTTCAGCAAAAATTGGCTCCCTGCTGCGCATCAGTGGGCAGGTGGTTCGTACCCACCCTGTCCATCCAGAGCTGGTCAGTGGAACCTTCCTGTGCCTCGACTGCCAGACAGTGATCAAAGATGTGGAACAGCAATTCAAATACACCCAGCCAAACATCTGCAGGAACCCAGTCTGTGCCAACAGAAGGAGATTCCTGCTGGACACAAACAAATCAATATTTGTTGATTTCCAAAAG GTGCGCATTCAGGAGACGCAGGGTGAGCTGCCGCGCGGCAGCATTCCGCGGAGCGTGGAGGTGATCCTGCGTGCAGAGGCCGTGGAATCTGCTCAGGCAGGTGACAAATGTGACTTCACCGGCTCACTGATTGTCGTGCCTGATGTGTCCCAGCTCTCTACACCAG GGTTGCGCGCAGAAACCAGCTCCCGGCTGACAGGGACAGAGGGCTATGAAACCGAAGGTATCCGGGGACTGCGCGCCCTCGGAGTCCGGGAGCTCTCCTATAAGCTCGTCTTTCTGGCTTGTTACGTTGCACCAACAAATCCACGG TTTGGTGGAAAAGAGCTCCGAGATGAAGAACAGACTGCAGAAAGCATTAAAAACCAAATGTCTGTGAAAGAGTGGGAAAAGGTTTTTGAAATGAGCCAAGATAAGAACCTTTACCATAATCTGTGCACCAGCCTCTTCCCCACTATCCATG GTAACGATGAAGTAAAACGTGGGGTCCTGCTGATGCTCTTTGGAGGAGTTCCCAAGACCACTTCAGAAGGCACTTCTTTGCGTGGGGACATCAATGTTTGTGTTGTTGGTGATCCAAGTACAGCCAAGAGTCAGTTTCTAAA GCATGTGGATGAGTTCAGTCCCCGTGCTGTGTACACCAGTGGCAAAGCCTCCAGTGCCGCGGGTCTGACGGCGGCTGTGGTGAAAGATGAGGAGTCCCACGAATTTGTCATTGAAGCTGGAGCGCTGATGCTGGCAGATAAC GGGGTTTGTTGCATTGATGAATTTGACAAGATGGATGTGCGGGATCAAGTAGCCATTCATGAGGCGATGGAACAGCAGACAATATCCATTACTAAAGCTGGAGTGAAG gCTACTCTGAATGCCAGGACCTCCATTTTGGCTGCAGCAAACCCAGTTGGTGGCCGCTATGACAGATCCAAGTCACTGAAACAGAATATCAACCTGTCAGCTCCCATCATGTCCCGCTTTGATCTCTTCTTCATCCTTGTAGATGAATGTAATGAG GTGATAGATTACGCCATCGCCAGGCGCATCGTGGATCTGCATTCCAGAGTGGAGGAGTCTGTCGATCGCGTCTATTCCTTGGATGATATCCGAAGGTATCTGCTGTTTGCACGACAGTTTAAACCAAAG ATATCCAAGGAGTCTGAGGACTTCATAGTGGAGCAGTACAAGCGGCTGCGGCAGCGCGATGGCTCTGGAGTGACCAAGTCATCCTGGAGGATCACAGTGAGGCAGCTGGAGAGCATGATCCGCCTGTCTGAGGCCATGGCCAGGATGCACTGCTGTGATGAG GTTCACCCAAAACATGTGAAGGAAGCTTTCAGGCTTTTAAATAAGTCCATCATTAGAGTTGAGACTCCTGACATCAATTTAGACCAAGATGATGAACAGCAAATGGAGGATCAAGAGAACCAAGATGGAGTCAATG GTGAGGCAGAAGCTCCAGCTGGGGTCAATGGTCTTGTGAATGGGATCAATGGCCATTCTGAGGATGTGAACAAGGATGCTGCACCCAAAGCTTCTCTCAAGCTGGGCTTCTCTGAGTACCGACGAATTTCTAATCTCCTGGTGCTGCACCTCAGGAAAGCAGAGGAAG aAGAGGACGATGCAGCACTAAAGAGGAGTGATCTTATTAATTGGTATCTAAAGGAAATTGAATCTGAAATTGAATCTGAAGAAGaactaataaataaaaagaagatcATAGAGAGGGTCATTCACCGACTTACACATTAT GACCACATTCTGATTGAACTGTCCCAGTCAGGACTGAGAGGATCCAGTGAAGAGGAGACTTTTGATGATGATCCATACCTGGTTGTCAACCCAAACTATCTGCTGGAAGACTGA